In Papaver somniferum cultivar HN1 unplaced genomic scaffold, ASM357369v1 unplaced-scaffold_135, whole genome shotgun sequence, one DNA window encodes the following:
- the LOC113333964 gene encoding 60S ribosomal protein L4-like has product MAAAAVRPLVTVQSLEGDMATDGGNTVAFPAVMTASIRPDIIRSVHALISKNARQPYAVSRKAGHQTSAVSWGTGRAVSRIPRVSGGGTHRAGQGAFGNMCRGGRMFAPTRIWRRWHRKVNVNEKRYAVVSALAASAVPSIVLARGHTIEGVPELPLVVNDSIEGVEKTNAAIKVLKQLGAYADVEKVKDSEKIRPGKGKMRNRRYVSKKGPLIVYGTEGSKIAKAFRNIPGIEIANVERLNLLKLAPGGHPGRFIIWTKSAFEKLDSIYGSYEKASDKKKGYVLPRSKMVNADLARIINSDEIQSVVRPIKKDAKRAPMKKNPLKNLNTMFRLNPYAKTARRMALLAEAQRVKAKKEKLEKKRTNISKEESAAIRAAGKAWYQTMISDSDYTEFDVFQKWLGVSQ; this is encoded by the exons ATGGCAGCCGCGGCGGTGAGACCTCTGGTTACAGTCCAATCCCTAGAAGGAGACATGGCTACTGATGGTGGAAACACCGTTGCCTTCCCAGCTGTGATGACAGCTTCAATCAGACCTGATATCATCAGATCTGTTCACGCCCTCATCTCGAAGAACGCCAGACAACCTTACGCTGTTAGCAGAAAAGCCGGTCATCAAACATCTGCAGTATCATGGGGTACCGGTCGTGCCGTTTCTCGTATCCCTAGGGTTTCCGGCGGTGGTACTCACCGTGCCGGTCAAGGAGCTTTCGGAAACATGTGTAGAGGTGGAAGGATGTTCGCACCAACACGAATCTGGAGAAGGTGGCATCGTAAGGTTAATGTGAATGAGAAAAGGTATGCTGTTGTTTCGGCTTTGGCTGCATCTGCTGTTCCTTCGATTGTTTTAGCTCGTGGTCATACTATTGAAGGTGTTCCTGAACTTCCTTTAGTTGTTAATGATTCGATCGAAGGTGTTGAGAAAACTAATGCTGCTATTAAGGTTCTGAAACAACTTGGTGCTTATGCTGATGTTGAAAAGGTGAAGGATAGTGAGAAAATCAGGCCAGGGAAAGGTAAAATGAGGAACAGGCGTTATGTGTCGAAGAAAGGTCCTTTGATTGTTTACGGTACCGAGGGATCTAAGATTGCGAAAGCTTTCAGAAACATTCCTGGTATTGAGATTGCTAATGTTGAGAGGCTTAATTTGTTGAAACTTGCTCCTGGAGGTCATCCTGGTAGGTTTATTATCTGGACCAAGTCGGCGTTTGAGAAGTTGGATTCGATCTATGGTTCGTATGAGAAAGCTAGTGACAAGAAGAAAGGATATGTGTTGCCTCGATCTAAAATGGTTAATGCTGATCTTGCTAGGATTATTAATTCTGATGAGATTCAATCTGTTGTTAGACCTATTAAGAAAGATGCTAAGAGAGCACCAATGAAGAAGAATCCTTTGAAGAATTTGAATACTATGTTTAGATTGAACCCGTATGCTAAGACTGCTAGGAGGATGGCTCTTCTGGCCGAAGCTCAACGTGTTAAGGCTAAGAAGGAGAAGCTCGAGAAGAAACGAACCAACATTTCAAAG gagGAGTCAGCTGCAATCAGGGCTGCAGGAAAGGCATGGTACCAAACTATGATCTCAGACAGCGATTACACAGAGTTCGATGTCTTCCAGAAGTGGCTCGGTGTCTCTCAGTGA